One window of the Archangium primigenium genome contains the following:
- a CDS encoding GlsB/YeaQ/YmgE family stress response membrane protein: MSILWFIVVGLVAGLIARALVPGRQSMGLIATMLLGIVGSFVGGFIGALFSPGRSVFDLQASGLIMSVIGSIVVLFLAGWAGRGRRIHA; the protein is encoded by the coding sequence ATGAGCATTCTCTGGTTCATCGTGGTGGGTCTGGTGGCGGGTCTGATCGCGCGTGCTCTGGTTCCGGGCCGTCAGTCCATGGGTCTCATCGCGACCATGCTGCTGGGTATCGTGGGCTCCTTCGTGGGCGGTTTCATCGGCGCCCTGTTCTCGCCGGGTCGCAGCGTGTTCGACCTCCAGGCCTCGGGCCTCATCATGTCGGTCATCGGTTCCATCGTGGTGCTGTTCCTGGCCGGTTGGGCGGGCAGGGGCCGTCGCATCCACGCCTAA
- the radA gene encoding DNA repair protein RadA, which translates to MAKAKTHYACQACGYQSAKWMGKCPDCGAWSSLAEETEAKVDEKRPAWGASGGASKPVRLREVSGEQEQRRQTGITEFDRVLGGGVVDGSLVLLGGDPGIGKSTLLLAALDRLGLAGPVLYVSGEESLRQTKMRAERLKVEGDSIHLFAETDAERVLTVAESLKPRALVVDSIQTMYLPELGSAPGSISQVREVAGRFMAFAKRSGVPTFLVGHVTKEGSIAGPRVLEHMVDTVLYFEGERGHPFRILRAHKNRFGSTNEIGVFEMKGAGLVEVADPSALFLAERPAGKAGSVVTCTLNGTRPLLVEVQALVAPTGYGTARRTAIGVDGNRVALLAAVLEKKEDIPLVGCDLFVNVAGGMQLSEPACDLAVCAALVSSLQNRPLEAQTLVLGEVGLAGEVRAVGQVEPRLAEAAKMGFQRAVIPKGSARRLEGSKLEVVGVETLSEALGAMFD; encoded by the coding sequence ATGGCGAAGGCGAAGACGCATTACGCGTGTCAGGCGTGCGGGTATCAGTCGGCGAAGTGGATGGGCAAGTGCCCGGACTGCGGCGCGTGGAGCTCCCTGGCCGAGGAGACCGAGGCCAAGGTGGACGAGAAGCGTCCGGCCTGGGGCGCCTCGGGGGGCGCGTCCAAGCCCGTGCGGCTGCGCGAGGTGAGCGGCGAGCAGGAGCAGCGCCGGCAGACGGGCATCACCGAGTTCGACCGGGTGCTCGGCGGGGGCGTGGTGGACGGCTCGCTCGTGCTGCTCGGCGGCGACCCCGGCATCGGCAAGTCCACGCTGTTGCTCGCGGCGCTCGACCGGTTGGGACTCGCGGGCCCGGTGCTCTACGTGTCGGGTGAGGAGTCACTGCGCCAGACGAAGATGCGCGCCGAGCGCCTGAAGGTGGAGGGCGACTCCATCCACCTGTTCGCGGAGACGGACGCGGAGCGGGTGCTCACCGTGGCCGAGTCGCTCAAGCCCCGGGCGCTGGTGGTGGACTCCATCCAGACCATGTACCTGCCGGAGCTCGGCAGCGCCCCGGGCAGCATCTCCCAGGTGCGCGAGGTGGCCGGGCGCTTCATGGCCTTCGCCAAGCGCAGCGGCGTGCCCACCTTCCTCGTGGGCCACGTGACGAAGGAGGGCTCCATCGCCGGCCCCCGCGTGCTCGAGCACATGGTGGACACGGTGCTCTACTTCGAGGGCGAGCGTGGCCACCCCTTCCGGATCCTCCGCGCGCACAAGAACCGCTTCGGCTCCACGAACGAGATCGGCGTCTTCGAGATGAAGGGCGCCGGGCTGGTGGAGGTGGCGGACCCCTCGGCGCTCTTCCTCGCCGAGCGCCCCGCGGGCAAGGCGGGCAGCGTGGTGACGTGCACGCTCAACGGCACCCGGCCCCTCCTGGTGGAAGTCCAGGCGCTGGTGGCCCCCACGGGCTACGGCACGGCGCGGCGCACGGCCATCGGCGTGGACGGCAACCGCGTGGCGCTGCTCGCCGCGGTGCTGGAGAAGAAGGAGGACATCCCGCTCGTGGGCTGCGACCTGTTCGTCAACGTGGCCGGCGGCATGCAACTGTCCGAGCCCGCGTGTGACCTGGCCGTGTGCGCGGCGCTGGTGAGCAGCCTGCAGAACCGGCCCCTGGAAGCGCAGACGCTGGTGCTCGGGGAGGTGGGCCTCGCCGGCGAGGTGCGCGCCGTGGGCCAGGTGGAGCCCCGGCTCGCCGAGGCGGCGAAGATGGGCTTCCAGCGCGCCGTCATCCCCAAGGGCAGCGCGCGCCGGCTGGAGGGCTCCAAGCTGGAGGTGGTGGGCGTGGAGACGCTGTCCGAGGCGCTCGGGGCCATGTTCGACTGA